The following are from one region of the Actinoplanes sp. L3-i22 genome:
- a CDS encoding acVLRF1 family peptidyl-tRNA hydrolase, which yields MGERPAAGGGKWVDVAPERLERWLVNFAGRHGPYRETGLTLIAEDGAEATLQAPPGAGEPATVDELIAAAHAKRRIGLLLARKGAVAAGVADGTELVSSKVDTHYVQGRTAAGGWSQQRFARRRDNQAKAATADGAGIAGRILLPEVRTLTALVTGGDRAAVDAILADRALAPLAELRAGRLLDVPEPRHVVLVSAVAMARAVPILIREP from the coding sequence ATGGGTGAACGGCCGGCCGCCGGCGGCGGGAAATGGGTGGACGTCGCACCGGAGCGGCTCGAACGCTGGCTGGTGAACTTCGCGGGCCGGCACGGGCCGTACCGGGAAACGGGTTTGACCTTGATCGCCGAGGACGGCGCGGAAGCGACGCTGCAGGCACCCCCGGGCGCGGGCGAGCCGGCGACCGTGGACGAGCTGATCGCCGCGGCGCACGCGAAGCGCCGGATCGGTTTGCTGCTCGCGCGCAAAGGGGCGGTCGCGGCCGGCGTCGCCGACGGCACCGAGCTGGTCTCCTCCAAGGTGGACACTCACTATGTGCAAGGACGGACAGCCGCCGGTGGCTGGTCGCAGCAGCGCTTCGCGCGCCGCCGCGACAATCAGGCCAAGGCGGCCACCGCGGACGGCGCCGGCATCGCCGGACGCATTCTTCTTCCCGAGGTACGCACGTTGACCGCGCTCGTGACCGGTGGCGACCGCGCCGCCGTCGACGCGATCCTGGCCGACCGCGCCCTCGCGCCGCTCGCCGAACTGCGCGCCGGCCGCCTGCTGGACGTCCCGGAGCCACGCCACGTCGTCCTGGTCAGCGCGGTAGCGATGGCCCGCGCGGTCCCGATCCTGATCCGAGAGCCGTAA
- a CDS encoding enoyl-CoA hydratase/isomerase family protein, whose translation MTADNAQPVNTSTADEVGVRYEQAGPVATVSLCRPDVLNAQTPAMWAELSNISRKLPGDVRVVIVRAEGRAFSAGLDLSVAKGDSDSSLARLAQLSAADCADRIAGFQTAFTWLRSPSIVSIAAVQGHAIGAGFQLALNCDMRVLAEDARFSMAEVKLGLVPDLGGTKRLAELVGPSRALEICLTGRRIPADEADRIGLATAVVPRTELDSAVADLTAAVLAGDAGAVAEIKGLLAGAPGRSYAEQDRAEREAQTRRLAELLGPGE comes from the coding sequence GTGACAGCCGACAACGCCCAGCCGGTAAACACGTCAACGGCCGATGAAGTAGGCGTTCGCTACGAACAGGCCGGGCCGGTCGCGACGGTCTCGTTGTGCCGGCCCGACGTTCTCAATGCACAGACTCCGGCCATGTGGGCGGAGCTCAGCAACATTTCCCGGAAATTGCCTGGCGACGTCCGCGTCGTCATTGTGCGAGCCGAAGGCCGTGCGTTTTCGGCAGGCCTGGATCTGTCTGTTGCCAAGGGTGACAGCGATTCCTCACTGGCTCGTCTGGCGCAGTTGTCAGCCGCTGACTGCGCCGATCGGATTGCGGGGTTCCAGACCGCGTTCACGTGGTTGCGCAGTCCGTCCATCGTGTCCATCGCGGCGGTGCAGGGACATGCCATTGGCGCCGGCTTCCAGTTGGCGTTGAACTGTGACATGCGAGTGCTCGCCGAGGACGCACGGTTCTCGATGGCCGAGGTGAAACTCGGTCTGGTGCCCGATCTGGGTGGGACGAAACGACTCGCCGAGCTGGTCGGGCCGTCCCGGGCACTGGAGATCTGCCTGACCGGTCGGCGGATCCCCGCCGACGAGGCGGACCGGATCGGCCTCGCCACCGCCGTGGTGCCGCGGACCGAGCTGGACTCCGCGGTCGCCGACCTGACAGCCGCCGTGCTGGCCGGGGACGCGGGCGCGGTCGCCGAGATCAAGGGCCTGCTGGCCGGGGCACCCGGCCGGTCGTACGCGGAGCAGGACCGCGCCGAGCGGGAAGCACAGACCCGCCGGCTAGCGGAGTTGCTGGGGCCCGGAGAGTGA
- a CDS encoding ABC-F family ATP-binding cassette domain-containing protein yields MITATGLELRAGARILISPTTLRVQPGDRIGLVGRNGAGKTTTLKVLAGEGIPYAGQVERTSEIGYLPQDPRTGDLNVTGRDRVLSARGLDTILSEMQKLEVQLEESSEDKLIRRYGQLEDQFSALGGYGAEAEAARICANLGLPDRALAQTIGTLSGGQRRRIELARILFANSGQNGKGILLLDEPTNHLDSDSIAWLRGYMAQHKGGLIVISHDVELLDAAVNKVWYLDANRSVVDMYNMGWKTYLEARETDERRRRRERANAEKKAGALMAQADKMRAKATKTVAAQNMAKRAEKLLGGLDEVRTSDRVAKVRFPNPAPCGKTPLTGHGLSKSYGSLEIFADVDVAVDRGSRVAILGLNGAGKTTLLRILGGMLKSDTGEVRAGHGLRLGYYAQEHETLDVDRTILEHMRSAGSEQTDTELRKILGAFLFSGDDVDKPAGVLSGGEKTRLALATLVCSGANVLLLDEPTNNLDPVSREQVLDAIANYPGAIVLVTHDAGCVQALKPDRAILLPDGDEDAWSDDLLELVELA; encoded by the coding sequence ATGATCACCGCCACCGGGCTCGAGCTCCGCGCCGGCGCGCGCATTCTGATCTCCCCGACCACCCTGCGGGTCCAGCCCGGCGACCGGATCGGCCTGGTCGGCCGCAACGGCGCCGGCAAGACCACCACGCTGAAGGTGCTGGCCGGCGAGGGCATTCCGTACGCGGGCCAGGTCGAGCGGACCAGTGAGATCGGTTACCTCCCGCAGGACCCGCGCACCGGCGACCTGAACGTGACCGGCCGCGACCGGGTGCTCTCCGCCCGCGGGCTGGACACCATCCTCTCCGAGATGCAGAAGCTCGAGGTGCAGCTCGAGGAGAGCTCCGAGGACAAGCTGATCCGCCGCTACGGCCAGCTGGAGGACCAGTTCTCCGCGCTCGGTGGCTACGGCGCCGAGGCCGAGGCCGCCCGGATCTGTGCGAACCTGGGCCTGCCGGACCGCGCGCTCGCGCAGACCATCGGCACCCTCTCCGGCGGTCAGCGCCGCCGGATCGAGCTGGCCCGGATCCTGTTCGCCAACTCCGGGCAGAACGGCAAGGGCATCCTGCTGCTCGACGAGCCGACGAACCACCTGGACTCGGACTCGATCGCCTGGCTCCGCGGCTACATGGCGCAGCACAAGGGCGGCCTGATCGTGATCAGCCACGACGTCGAGCTGCTCGACGCCGCGGTCAACAAGGTCTGGTATCTGGACGCCAACCGCTCGGTCGTCGACATGTACAACATGGGCTGGAAGACGTACCTGGAGGCGCGCGAGACCGACGAGCGCCGTCGCCGCCGGGAGCGGGCCAACGCGGAGAAGAAGGCCGGCGCCCTGATGGCCCAGGCCGACAAGATGCGGGCCAAGGCGACCAAGACGGTGGCCGCGCAGAACATGGCGAAGCGGGCCGAGAAGCTGCTCGGCGGCCTGGACGAGGTCCGGACGTCGGACCGGGTGGCGAAGGTCCGCTTCCCGAACCCGGCCCCGTGCGGCAAGACCCCGCTGACCGGGCACGGCCTGTCGAAGTCGTACGGCTCGCTGGAGATCTTCGCCGATGTCGACGTGGCCGTGGACCGCGGCTCCCGGGTCGCGATCCTGGGTCTGAACGGCGCCGGCAAGACCACCCTGCTGCGGATCCTCGGCGGCATGCTCAAGTCCGACACCGGTGAGGTGCGCGCCGGGCACGGCCTGCGGCTGGGCTACTACGCCCAGGAGCACGAGACCCTGGACGTGGACCGGACGATCCTGGAGCACATGCGCAGCGCCGGCTCCGAGCAGACGGACACCGAGCTGCGGAAGATCCTGGGCGCGTTCCTCTTCTCCGGCGACGACGTGGACAAGCCGGCCGGGGTGCTCTCCGGTGGTGAGAAGACCCGGCTGGCGCTGGCCACCCTGGTCTGTTCCGGGGCGAACGTGCTGCTGCTGGACGAGCCGACGAACAACCTCGACCCGGTCAGCCGGGAGCAGGTGCTGGACGCGATCGCCAACTATCCGGGCGCGATCGTGCTGGTCACCCACGACGCCGGCTGTGTGCAGGCGCTCAAGCCGGACCGGGCGATCCTGCTGCCCGACGGCGACGAGGACGCGTGGAGCGACGACCTGCTGGAGCTCGTCGAGCTCGCCTGA
- a CDS encoding nuclear transport factor 2 family protein → MSDFDAVIERYLAVWNETDPAARRAAIAGLFADDVHYVDPVAAVHGHAGLDGLIGAVHQQFPGLVFSAGGPVDAHHDQARFTWHLGRPGEEPLVIGFDVAERDTSGRIARVYGFIDKAPSGM, encoded by the coding sequence ATGAGTGACTTCGACGCCGTGATCGAGCGGTACCTGGCCGTCTGGAACGAGACCGATCCGGCCGCCCGCCGCGCCGCGATCGCCGGCCTGTTCGCCGACGACGTCCACTACGTCGACCCGGTCGCGGCGGTGCACGGGCACGCCGGGCTGGACGGGCTGATCGGGGCGGTCCACCAGCAGTTCCCCGGCCTGGTGTTCAGCGCCGGCGGGCCGGTGGACGCGCACCACGACCAGGCCCGGTTCACCTGGCACCTGGGCCGGCCGGGCGAGGAGCCGCTGGTGATCGGATTCGACGTGGCCGAGCGGGACACGTCCGGACGGATCGCCCGGGTGTACGGCTTCATCGACAAGGCCCCGTCGGGTATGTAG
- a CDS encoding HAD family hydrolase, with the protein MPLVFLALDDTLLDRSGAFRLWAKGFLDEIGASQDDLDWLVAVDADGLTSRWDLADQLRDRYQLRVPAIDLVDELHEGPLAFERLDPMVGCALEIAADAGLIPVVVTNGAAEQSEGRIRRTGLDRYVADWVISEQAGVSKPNPRIFALAAQRVRMRLAGAWVVGDSPESDIGGAAALGLPSVWLHRGREWMDNRFAPTHVVGNVIQGLSAIMSTRA; encoded by the coding sequence GTGCCTCTAGTCTTCCTCGCCCTGGACGACACCCTGCTCGACCGCAGCGGTGCGTTCCGGCTGTGGGCGAAAGGCTTCCTCGACGAGATCGGCGCCTCGCAAGATGATCTTGACTGGCTGGTCGCCGTGGACGCCGACGGCCTGACCTCCCGGTGGGACCTCGCCGACCAGCTGCGGGACCGCTACCAGCTACGAGTGCCGGCGATCGACCTCGTCGACGAGCTCCACGAGGGACCGCTCGCGTTCGAGCGCCTCGATCCGATGGTCGGCTGCGCCTTGGAGATCGCCGCCGACGCGGGCCTGATCCCGGTCGTCGTCACCAACGGCGCGGCCGAGCAGTCCGAGGGCCGCATCCGGCGCACCGGCCTGGACCGCTATGTCGCCGACTGGGTGATTTCGGAGCAGGCCGGGGTGAGCAAGCCGAACCCGCGGATCTTCGCCCTCGCCGCCCAGCGCGTCCGGATGCGGCTGGCCGGCGCCTGGGTCGTCGGCGACAGCCCCGAGTCCGACATCGGCGGCGCGGCGGCGCTCGGCCTGCCCAGCGTCTGGCTGCACCGCGGCCGCGAGTGGATGGACAACCGCTTCGCCCCGACCCACGTGGTCGGCAACGTGATCCAGGGCCTGTCCGCGATCATGTCGACCCGCGCCTGA
- a CDS encoding helix-turn-helix domain-containing protein, translating to MSDVGQLLRTWRDERRLSQLDLSGRAGVSARHLSFVETGRSRPTREMILRLAEQLDVPLRSRNELLLAGGFAPAYSESDLGGPPLAEILTGLRQVLAGHGPNPAVLVDRHWTMIDANPAVTRFTEDCAPELLEPPVNVLRLALHPDGLAPRTGNLAEWRTHLLHRLDRQIAATADPVLRDLRAELGGYPGGEIAGGPLGVVIPFRYAGLSFFTMTSVLGTPRDVTLAELAIEAFLPADAATAAALGG from the coding sequence ATGAGCGACGTGGGGCAGTTGTTGCGGACCTGGCGGGACGAACGGCGACTGAGCCAGCTCGACCTCTCCGGCCGGGCCGGTGTCTCGGCGCGGCATCTGTCCTTCGTGGAGACCGGCCGGTCCCGGCCGACCCGGGAGATGATCCTGCGGTTGGCGGAGCAGCTGGACGTACCCCTGCGCAGTCGCAACGAGTTGCTGCTGGCCGGCGGTTTCGCGCCGGCCTATTCCGAATCGGACCTGGGTGGTCCGCCGCTGGCGGAGATCCTGACCGGGCTGCGGCAGGTGCTGGCCGGGCACGGGCCGAATCCGGCGGTCCTGGTCGATCGGCATTGGACGATGATCGACGCGAACCCGGCGGTGACGCGTTTCACCGAGGACTGCGCGCCGGAGCTGCTGGAGCCGCCGGTGAACGTGCTGCGGCTGGCCCTGCACCCGGACGGCCTGGCGCCGCGGACCGGGAACCTGGCCGAGTGGCGCACGCACCTGCTGCACCGGCTGGACCGGCAGATCGCCGCGACCGCCGATCCGGTGCTCCGCGATCTCCGCGCCGAGCTGGGCGGATATCCGGGCGGCGAGATCGCCGGCGGGCCGCTCGGGGTCGTCATCCCGTTCCGGTACGCCGGTCTCAGCTTCTTCACCATGACCTCGGTGCTCGGCACGCCCCGCGACGTGACCCTCGCCGAGCTGGCGATCGAGGCGTTCCTCCCGGCCGACGCGGCCACCGCCGCCGCTCTGGGAGGATAG
- a CDS encoding helix-turn-helix domain-containing protein, with translation MAATGTATSTEKGRRIVGSERQSLAKDLVKRYTSGESIRALAASTGRSYGFVHRVLTESGVQLRQRGGARRRKKA, from the coding sequence ATGGCAGCCACTGGCACAGCTACCAGTACTGAGAAGGGTCGTCGAATCGTCGGTAGCGAGCGGCAGTCGCTCGCCAAGGACCTGGTGAAGCGTTACACCTCGGGGGAGAGCATCCGGGCCCTTGCCGCTTCCACCGGCCGCTCCTATGGATTCGTCCACCGCGTGCTCACCGAATCGGGCGTGCAGTTGCGCCAGCGTGGCGGCGCCCGCCGTCGCAAGAAGGCGTGA
- the mug gene encoding G/U mismatch-specific DNA glycosylase, with protein sequence MTDFVKPSAAEVAAAGGRTIPDLVGPDLRVLFSGINPSLYSAATGHHFARPGNRFWPTLHGAGFTDRLLHPSEQHLLPALGLGITNVVARATARADELAPRELVAGGDLLADLVRREQPRFLAVLGVTAYRTAFARPKAKIGRQPDPVGGVPVWVLPNPSGLNAHFQLPDLIREFGALREAAFY encoded by the coding sequence GTGACCGATTTCGTCAAGCCTTCGGCGGCCGAGGTCGCGGCCGCCGGTGGGCGGACCATTCCGGATCTCGTCGGGCCGGACCTGCGGGTGCTGTTCTCCGGGATCAACCCGAGCCTCTACTCGGCGGCGACCGGTCATCACTTCGCGCGCCCGGGCAACCGGTTCTGGCCGACGCTGCACGGCGCCGGTTTCACCGATCGCCTGCTGCATCCTTCGGAGCAGCATCTGCTGCCCGCGCTGGGTCTCGGCATCACCAACGTCGTGGCGCGGGCTACCGCCCGCGCCGACGAGCTCGCCCCGCGGGAACTGGTCGCTGGTGGAGACCTTCTTGCCGATTTGGTACGCCGTGAGCAGCCCCGGTTCCTGGCCGTGCTCGGCGTCACCGCCTATCGGACCGCGTTCGCGCGCCCCAAGGCGAAGATCGGCCGCCAGCCGGACCCGGTCGGCGGCGTCCCGGTCTGGGTGCTGCCGAACCCGAGCGGCCTGAACGCGCACTTCCAGCTCCCGGACCTGATCCGCGAGTTCGGCGCCCTGCGGGAAGCAGCGTTCTACTGA
- a CDS encoding SDR family oxidoreductase, whose translation MTALVTGASRGLGAEIARRLARDGHPVAVNYLPDRADAERVAAGIVAAGGVAAAFRADVTDPAAVTSLVAAVQQRFGPVAVLVANATGPQPAVPALELTWQDHLNQLEFFVKSPTLLMRAVAPGMRALGGGRIIHIGSDLPERAEPGMSAYSAAKAAQASLTRTRARELGPDGITVNIVAPGWIPVERHAAVDVAHVEAYRRDVPLGRMGTPAEVADVVAFLASDQSRFVTGERITVNGGHTIG comes from the coding sequence ATGACGGCTTTGGTGACCGGCGCGTCCCGGGGACTCGGCGCGGAGATCGCGCGACGGCTCGCCCGGGACGGCCACCCGGTCGCGGTGAACTACCTGCCCGACCGGGCGGACGCCGAGCGGGTCGCCGCCGGGATCGTCGCGGCCGGCGGCGTCGCGGCCGCCTTCCGGGCCGACGTGACCGATCCCGCGGCGGTGACCTCGCTGGTCGCGGCGGTCCAGCAGCGGTTCGGGCCGGTCGCGGTGCTGGTCGCCAACGCGACCGGGCCGCAGCCGGCGGTCCCCGCGCTGGAGCTGACCTGGCAGGACCATCTGAACCAGCTGGAGTTCTTCGTCAAGTCGCCGACCCTGCTGATGCGGGCCGTCGCGCCGGGGATGCGGGCGCTCGGCGGCGGGCGGATCATCCACATCGGCTCGGACCTGCCGGAACGCGCCGAGCCCGGGATGTCCGCCTACAGCGCGGCGAAAGCGGCCCAGGCCTCGCTGACCCGGACGCGGGCGCGGGAACTGGGGCCGGACGGCATCACGGTGAACATCGTGGCGCCCGGCTGGATCCCGGTGGAACGGCACGCCGCGGTGGACGTCGCGCACGTGGAGGCGTACCGGCGGGACGTTCCGCTGGGCCGGATGGGCACGCCGGCCGAGGTGGCGGACGTGGTCGCGTTCCTGGCCTCGGACCAGTCCCGCTTCGTCACCGGCGAGCGGATCACCGTCAACGGCGGCCACACCATCGGTTGA
- a CDS encoding ABC transporter ATP-binding protein — MTSWNMLRSIQSADRVAKHQVTPGITRRIARFAQPYRRDIAVFLLAVVFDAGIGVATPLLAGDVINTITKGGSEAAATVIRIALFIAGLAVADALLSLAQRWYSARIGEGIILSLRTRVYDHVQRMPLQFFTRTQTGALVSRLNNDVVGAQRAFTSTLSGVLSNAIQLILTAVVMFSLSWPITVLSLVLLPLFIIPARRVGKRLAEITRESYDLDAKMNATMTERFNVSGALLVKLFGRPEAEAAKFGERAERVRDIGVQQAMFSRTFFVAMLLVASLAQALTYGVGGWLAVHGEVSAGTVVTLALLLTRLYGPLTALSNVRVDVMSALVSFDRVFEVLDLEPGIAEKPDATPIPAGSGRIEFRDVRFRYPSAAEVSLATLEDVTALDRTENAPVLHGVDFTVEPGQLVALVGPSGAGKSTTSMLVSRVYDVSGGAVLVGGVDVRDATLDSLRDTVGVVTQDSHLFHETIKENLAYARPGATEDEMWAALDGAQVGDLVRDLPEGLDTVVGERGYRFSGGEKQRIAIARLLLKQPSIVILDEATAHLDSESEAAVQRALSAALKGRTALVIAHRLSTIREADLIVVLEHGRVVERGTHEELVEAGGLYSDLYRTQFATPALTVEP; from the coding sequence ATGACGAGCTGGAACATGCTGCGCTCGATCCAGAGTGCCGACCGGGTCGCGAAGCACCAGGTCACACCGGGCATCACACGACGGATCGCGCGTTTCGCCCAGCCCTACCGCCGGGACATCGCGGTGTTCCTGCTCGCCGTGGTGTTCGACGCCGGCATCGGCGTGGCCACCCCGCTGCTCGCCGGTGACGTGATCAACACGATCACCAAGGGCGGGTCGGAGGCGGCCGCCACGGTGATCCGGATCGCGCTGTTCATCGCCGGGCTCGCGGTCGCCGACGCGCTGCTCTCGCTCGCCCAGCGGTGGTACTCGGCGCGCATCGGCGAGGGGATCATCCTCAGCCTGCGCACCCGGGTCTACGACCACGTCCAGCGGATGCCGCTGCAGTTCTTCACCCGCACCCAGACCGGTGCACTGGTCAGCCGGCTCAACAACGACGTGGTCGGCGCGCAGCGCGCGTTCACGTCGACGCTCTCCGGGGTGCTCAGCAACGCCATCCAGCTGATCCTCACCGCGGTGGTGATGTTCAGCCTGTCCTGGCCGATCACCGTGCTGTCGCTGGTGCTGCTGCCGCTCTTCATCATCCCGGCCCGGCGGGTCGGCAAGCGGCTCGCCGAGATCACCCGGGAGTCCTACGACCTCGACGCGAAGATGAACGCGACGATGACCGAGCGGTTCAACGTGTCCGGGGCGCTGCTGGTCAAGCTGTTCGGCCGCCCGGAGGCCGAGGCCGCTAAGTTCGGCGAGCGGGCCGAGCGGGTGCGCGACATCGGCGTACAGCAGGCGATGTTCTCCCGGACCTTCTTCGTCGCGATGTTGCTGGTCGCGTCGCTGGCGCAGGCGCTGACCTACGGCGTCGGCGGCTGGCTCGCGGTGCACGGCGAGGTCTCGGCCGGCACCGTGGTGACGCTCGCGCTGCTGCTCACCCGGCTCTACGGCCCGCTCACCGCGCTGAGCAACGTCCGGGTCGACGTGATGAGCGCGCTGGTCTCGTTCGACCGGGTCTTCGAGGTGCTCGACCTGGAGCCGGGGATCGCCGAGAAGCCGGACGCGACGCCGATCCCGGCGGGCTCCGGGCGGATCGAGTTCCGGGACGTGCGGTTCCGCTACCCGAGCGCGGCCGAGGTGTCCCTGGCGACGCTGGAGGACGTGACCGCCCTGGACCGGACGGAGAACGCGCCGGTCCTGCACGGCGTCGACTTCACCGTCGAGCCGGGGCAGCTGGTCGCGCTGGTCGGCCCGTCCGGCGCCGGCAAGTCGACCACGTCGATGCTGGTCTCCCGGGTCTACGACGTCTCCGGCGGCGCGGTGCTGGTCGGCGGCGTCGACGTGCGCGACGCGACCCTGGACTCGCTGCGGGACACCGTCGGCGTGGTCACCCAGGACTCCCATCTGTTCCACGAGACGATCAAAGAGAATTTGGCGTACGCCCGTCCCGGCGCCACCGAGGACGAGATGTGGGCCGCCCTGGACGGCGCGCAGGTCGGTGACCTGGTCCGGGACCTGCCGGAGGGGCTGGACACCGTGGTGGGGGAGCGCGGCTACCGGTTCTCCGGCGGCGAGAAGCAGCGGATCGCGATCGCCCGGCTCCTGCTCAAGCAGCCGTCGATCGTGATCCTCGACGAGGCCACCGCCCACCTGGACAGCGAGTCCGAGGCGGCCGTGCAGCGGGCCCTGTCCGCGGCGCTGAAGGGCCGGACCGCGCTGGTCATCGCGCACCGGCTCTCCACGATCCGGGAGGCCGACCTGATCGTCGTGCTCGAGCACGGCCGGGTCGTCGAGCGGGGCACGCACGAGGAACTGGTCGAGGCCGGCGGGCTGTACTCGGATCTGTACCGTACCCAGTTCGCCACCCCGGCGCTTACCGTGGAGCCGTGA
- a CDS encoding neutral zinc metallopeptidase: MELNENAEIDTSQVEDARGSGGGGGGIGGLPIGGGGLTGIIVTVLLALVGGYFGINNLGGGSGSSSSDNAAIESECKQSDATKQMDCRNVLYVNSIQAYWATELPKAFGKQYEKATTKIFSNRVSTGCGAADSGVGPFYCPADNKVYIDLTFYQQLAKELGAPGEFAQPYVLAHEYGHHVQDLLGTEAKMRQAQNSNPDQANLESVKLELQADCYAGAWAKGATSTTDAKGQKIFKSLTATDIQEGIQTAGQIGDDTLQQRGGGTINPAEFTHGTSADRQKWFSTGYNSGDPKQCDTFAPGAVKEGD; encoded by the coding sequence ATGGAACTCAATGAGAACGCCGAGATCGACACCAGTCAGGTCGAGGACGCTCGTGGATCGGGCGGTGGCGGAGGCGGCATCGGCGGCCTGCCGATCGGTGGTGGTGGCCTGACCGGCATCATCGTCACGGTGCTGCTCGCCCTGGTCGGCGGGTACTTCGGCATCAACAACCTGGGCGGTGGCAGCGGCTCGTCGAGCAGCGACAACGCGGCCATCGAGTCCGAGTGCAAGCAGTCGGACGCCACCAAGCAGATGGACTGCCGCAACGTCCTCTACGTCAACTCGATCCAGGCATACTGGGCCACCGAGCTGCCCAAGGCGTTCGGCAAGCAGTACGAGAAGGCCACCACCAAGATCTTCTCGAATCGGGTCAGCACCGGCTGCGGCGCCGCCGACTCCGGCGTCGGCCCGTTCTACTGCCCCGCCGACAACAAGGTCTACATCGACCTGACCTTCTACCAGCAGCTGGCGAAGGAGCTCGGCGCTCCGGGCGAGTTCGCGCAGCCGTACGTGCTGGCCCACGAGTACGGCCACCACGTGCAGGACCTGCTCGGCACCGAGGCGAAGATGCGCCAGGCGCAGAACTCGAATCCGGACCAGGCCAACCTCGAGTCGGTCAAGCTGGAGCTGCAGGCCGACTGCTATGCCGGGGCCTGGGCCAAGGGCGCGACCAGCACCACCGACGCCAAGGGCCAGAAGATCTTCAAGAGCCTGACCGCGACGGACATCCAGGAGGGCATCCAGACCGCCGGGCAGATCGGTGACGACACACTGCAGCAACGTGGCGGTGGCACGATCAACCCGGCCGAGTTCACGCACGGGACGTCGGCGGATCGGCAGAAGTGGTTCAGTACCGGGTACAACTCGGGCGATCCGAAGCAGTGCGACACCTTTGCTCCGGGGGCTGTCAAAGAGGGTGACTGA
- a CDS encoding SDR family oxidoreductase, which yields MDLGLADRVFILTGASRGLGLATAQALIDDGARVVISSRDADKIADAIDQLGAENAVGVTADLTDPDAPRELVDTATERFGRLDGALISVGGPAPGTAASMSDDQWRAAFETVFLGSVRAVRTFASALPEGGAIGLVLSTSVKAPLTGLGLSNGLRPGLAMAAKDMADEYGPRGIRVLGIMPGRFMTDRNRELFQLTGDPATAAAEVSEKIPVRRIGEPSEFGRVAAFLLSPAASYITGCVVPVDGGSLRAL from the coding sequence ATGGATCTCGGGCTGGCCGATCGTGTCTTCATCCTCACCGGCGCCTCGCGGGGGCTGGGTCTCGCCACCGCGCAGGCGCTGATCGACGACGGTGCCCGGGTGGTGATCTCCTCCCGCGACGCGGACAAGATCGCCGACGCGATCGACCAGCTCGGTGCGGAGAACGCCGTCGGGGTCACCGCCGACCTGACCGATCCGGACGCGCCGCGCGAGCTGGTGGACACCGCGACCGAGCGGTTCGGGCGGCTGGACGGGGCGCTGATCTCGGTCGGCGGGCCGGCCCCGGGCACGGCCGCGAGCATGAGCGACGACCAGTGGCGGGCCGCGTTCGAGACGGTGTTCCTGGGCTCGGTGCGCGCGGTGCGGACGTTCGCGTCGGCGCTGCCCGAGGGCGGTGCGATCGGCCTGGTGCTGTCCACTTCCGTCAAGGCGCCGCTGACCGGGCTGGGCCTGTCCAACGGGTTGCGCCCGGGGCTGGCGATGGCCGCGAAGGACATGGCCGACGAGTACGGTCCGCGCGGCATCCGGGTGCTCGGGATCATGCCGGGCCGGTTCATGACCGACCGGAACCGGGAGTTGTTCCAGCTCACCGGCGATCCGGCGACCGCCGCGGCGGAGGTGTCGGAGAAGATCCCGGTCCGGCGGATCGGCGAGCCGTCCGAGTTCGGCCGGGTCGCGGCGTTCCTGCTGTCGCCGGCCGCGAGCTACATCACCGGCTGCGTGGTGCCGGTCGACGGCGGCTCCCTGCGCGCCCTGTGA
- a CDS encoding TetR/AcrR family transcriptional regulator, translated as MPRVSQDQLDARRHEILTAARGCFARFGYEGATVRLLEEATGMSRGAIFHHFRDKESLFLAVAEDDAVTMAETVARNGLVQVMRDLLDRAGTSDGDTAGWLGTQLEVSHRLRTDPAFAKRWAQRSAAIADATRERLQRQREAGVLRQDVPVDVLTQFLELAYDGLVLHLATGRPPGDLARVLDLVEDAVRHH; from the coding sequence ATGCCCAGGGTAAGCCAGGACCAGCTCGACGCCCGCCGCCACGAGATTCTCACGGCGGCGCGGGGCTGTTTCGCGCGGTTCGGCTACGAGGGCGCCACGGTCCGCCTCCTGGAGGAGGCGACGGGCATGTCCCGCGGCGCTATTTTCCACCATTTTCGTGACAAGGAGTCGCTGTTCCTGGCGGTCGCCGAGGACGACGCGGTCACCATGGCCGAGACCGTCGCCCGCAACGGCCTGGTCCAGGTGATGCGCGACCTGCTCGACCGCGCCGGCACCAGCGACGGCGACACGGCCGGCTGGCTCGGCACCCAGCTCGAGGTGTCCCACCGGCTGCGCACCGACCCGGCCTTCGCGAAGCGGTGGGCCCAGCGCTCGGCCGCGATCGCCGACGCGACCCGGGAACGCCTCCAGCGCCAGCGCGAGGCCGGGGTGCTGCGCCAGGACGTGCCGGTCGACGTGCTGACCCAGTTCCTCGAACTGGCCTACGACGGCCTGGTCCTGCACCTGGCCACCGGCCGTCCGCCCGGCGACCTCGCCCGCGTCCTGGACCTGGTCGAGGACGCCGTCCGCCACCACTAG